A window from Gallus gallus isolate bGalGal1 chromosome 5, bGalGal1.mat.broiler.GRCg7b, whole genome shotgun sequence encodes these proteins:
- the GSTZ1 gene encoding maleylacetoacetate isomerase isoform 1 (isoform 1 is encoded by transcript variant 1), translating to MSSAAVKPILYSYFRSSCSWRVRIALALKGIAYDQVPVNLVKDGGQQFSAEFKAVNPMKQVPALKIDGITITQSLAIIQYLEDTRPNPRLLPQDPKKRAQVRMISDHIASGIQPLQNLSVLNKVGERKMEWAQQCITSGFQALEQILQHTAGRYCVGDEVSMADLCLVPQAANAERYGVSLDPYPTITRINKALLELEAFKVSHPSRQPDTPAELRS from the exons ATGAGCTCCGCCGCAGTCAAG ccaaTACTTTACAGCTATTTCCGAAGCTCCTGTTCATGGAGAGTGAGAATCG CGCTGGCTCTTAAAGGGATTGCCTATGACCAGGTGCCAGTGAACCTCGTGAAGGACGGGGGGCAGCAG TTTTCTGCTGAATTCAAAGCAGTGAATCCAATGAAGCAAGTCCCAGCCTTGAAAATTGATGGTATCACCATTACACAGTCG CTGGCTATAATTCAGTACCTAGAAGACACTCGTCCTAACCCGAGGCTCTTGCCCCAGGATCCAAAGAAGAGAGCCCAAGTCAGAATGATCTCGGATCACATTGCTTCTGGCATTCAGCCACTCCAG AATTTGAGTGTCCTGAACAAAGTGGGGGAGAGAAAAATGGAATGGGCTCAGCAGTGCATCACATCTGGATTCCAAG CACTAGAACAGAttctgcagcacactgctggccgCTACTGTGTGGGAGATGAG GTATCCATGGCTGATCTGTGCTTGGTGCCTCAAGCTGCCAATGCTGAAAG atACGGTGTGAGCCTGGATCCATATCCTACAATAACTAGAATAAACAAAGCTCTCCTGGAGTTAGAGGCATTCAAAGTAAGCCACCCATCCCGACAGCCAGAcactcctgcagagctgcgATCTTGA
- the GSTZ1 gene encoding maleylacetoacetate isomerase isoform X1 codes for MSSAAVKPILYSYFRSSCSWRVRIALALKGIAYDQVPVNLVKDGGQQFSAEFKAVNPMKQVPALKIDGITITQSLAIIQYLEDTRPNPRLLPQDPKKRAQVRMISDHIASGIQPLQVYSVSGRQSELKNLGRRIPWQLLLQKNRSRRKQRTWFSKREVKTDSAGRVQNLSVLNKVGERKMEWAQQCITSGFQALEQILQHTAGRYCVGDEVSMADLCLVPQAANAERYGVSLDPYPTITRINKALLELEAFKVSHPSRQPDTPAELRS; via the exons ATGAGCTCCGCCGCAGTCAAG ccaaTACTTTACAGCTATTTCCGAAGCTCCTGTTCATGGAGAGTGAGAATCG CGCTGGCTCTTAAAGGGATTGCCTATGACCAGGTGCCAGTGAACCTCGTGAAGGACGGGGGGCAGCAG TTTTCTGCTGAATTCAAAGCAGTGAATCCAATGAAGCAAGTCCCAGCCTTGAAAATTGATGGTATCACCATTACACAGTCG CTGGCTATAATTCAGTACCTAGAAGACACTCGTCCTAACCCGAGGCTCTTGCCCCAGGATCCAAAGAAGAGAGCCCAAGTCAGAATGATCTCGGATCACATTGCTTCTGGCATTCAGCCACTCCAG GTATACAGTGTTTCAGGAAGACAGAGTGAGCTCAAGAACTTGGGCAGAAGAATACCGTGGCAGCTTCTGTTACAGAAGAACAGGTCTaggagaaagcagagaacaTGGTTCAGCAAGAGAGAGGTCAAGACTGACTCAGCAGGCCGAGTTCAG AATTTGAGTGTCCTGAACAAAGTGGGGGAGAGAAAAATGGAATGGGCTCAGCAGTGCATCACATCTGGATTCCAAG CACTAGAACAGAttctgcagcacactgctggccgCTACTGTGTGGGAGATGAG GTATCCATGGCTGATCTGTGCTTGGTGCCTCAAGCTGCCAATGCTGAAAG atACGGTGTGAGCCTGGATCCATATCCTACAATAACTAGAATAAACAAAGCTCTCCTGGAGTTAGAGGCATTCAAAGTAAGCCACCCATCCCGACAGCCAGAcactcctgcagagctgcgATCTTGA
- the GSTZ1 gene encoding maleylacetoacetate isomerase isoform 2 (isoform 2 is encoded by transcript variant 2), translated as MASEKPILYSYFRSSCSWRVRIALALKGIAYDQVPVNLVKDGGQQFSAEFKAVNPMKQVPALKIDGITITQSLAIIQYLEDTRPNPRLLPQDPKKRAQVRMISDHIASGIQPLQNLSVLNKVGERKMEWAQQCITSGFQALEQILQHTAGRYCVGDEVSMADLCLVPQAANAERYGVSLDPYPTITRINKALLELEAFKVSHPSRQPDTPAELRS; from the exons ATGGCTTCAGAAAAG ccaaTACTTTACAGCTATTTCCGAAGCTCCTGTTCATGGAGAGTGAGAATCG CGCTGGCTCTTAAAGGGATTGCCTATGACCAGGTGCCAGTGAACCTCGTGAAGGACGGGGGGCAGCAG TTTTCTGCTGAATTCAAAGCAGTGAATCCAATGAAGCAAGTCCCAGCCTTGAAAATTGATGGTATCACCATTACACAGTCG CTGGCTATAATTCAGTACCTAGAAGACACTCGTCCTAACCCGAGGCTCTTGCCCCAGGATCCAAAGAAGAGAGCCCAAGTCAGAATGATCTCGGATCACATTGCTTCTGGCATTCAGCCACTCCAG AATTTGAGTGTCCTGAACAAAGTGGGGGAGAGAAAAATGGAATGGGCTCAGCAGTGCATCACATCTGGATTCCAAG CACTAGAACAGAttctgcagcacactgctggccgCTACTGTGTGGGAGATGAG GTATCCATGGCTGATCTGTGCTTGGTGCCTCAAGCTGCCAATGCTGAAAG atACGGTGTGAGCCTGGATCCATATCCTACAATAACTAGAATAAACAAAGCTCTCCTGGAGTTAGAGGCATTCAAAGTAAGCCACCCATCCCGACAGCCAGAcactcctgcagagctgcgATCTTGA
- the GSTZ1 gene encoding maleylacetoacetate isomerase isoform 3 (isoform 3 is encoded by transcript variant 3) — protein MASEKPILYSYFRSSCSWRVRLVKDGGQQFSAEFKAVNPMKQVPALKIDGITITQSLAIIQYLEDTRPNPRLLPQDPKKRAQVRMISDHIASGIQPLQNLSVLNKVGERKMEWAQQCITSGFQALEQILQHTAGRYCVGDEVSMADLCLVPQAANAERYGVSLDPYPTITRINKALLELEAFKVSHPSRQPDTPAELRS, from the exons ATGGCTTCAGAAAAG ccaaTACTTTACAGCTATTTCCGAAGCTCCTGTTCATGGAGAGTGAGA CTCGTGAAGGACGGGGGGCAGCAG TTTTCTGCTGAATTCAAAGCAGTGAATCCAATGAAGCAAGTCCCAGCCTTGAAAATTGATGGTATCACCATTACACAGTCG CTGGCTATAATTCAGTACCTAGAAGACACTCGTCCTAACCCGAGGCTCTTGCCCCAGGATCCAAAGAAGAGAGCCCAAGTCAGAATGATCTCGGATCACATTGCTTCTGGCATTCAGCCACTCCAG AATTTGAGTGTCCTGAACAAAGTGGGGGAGAGAAAAATGGAATGGGCTCAGCAGTGCATCACATCTGGATTCCAAG CACTAGAACAGAttctgcagcacactgctggccgCTACTGTGTGGGAGATGAG GTATCCATGGCTGATCTGTGCTTGGTGCCTCAAGCTGCCAATGCTGAAAG atACGGTGTGAGCCTGGATCCATATCCTACAATAACTAGAATAAACAAAGCTCTCCTGGAGTTAGAGGCATTCAAAGTAAGCCACCCATCCCGACAGCCAGAcactcctgcagagctgcgATCTTGA
- the GSTZ1 gene encoding maleylacetoacetate isomerase isoform X2, which translates to MASEKPILYSYFRSSCSWRVRIALALKGIAYDQVPVNLVKDGGQQFSAEFKAVNPMKQVPALKIDGITITQSLAIIQYLEDTRPNPRLLPQDPKKRAQVRMISDHIASGIQPLQVYSVSGRQSELKNLGRRIPWQLLLQKNRSRRKQRTWFSKREVKTDSAGRVQNLSVLNKVGERKMEWAQQCITSGFQALEQILQHTAGRYCVGDEVSMADLCLVPQAANAERYGVSLDPYPTITRINKALLELEAFKVSHPSRQPDTPAELRS; encoded by the exons ATGGCTTCAGAAAAG ccaaTACTTTACAGCTATTTCCGAAGCTCCTGTTCATGGAGAGTGAGAATCG CGCTGGCTCTTAAAGGGATTGCCTATGACCAGGTGCCAGTGAACCTCGTGAAGGACGGGGGGCAGCAG TTTTCTGCTGAATTCAAAGCAGTGAATCCAATGAAGCAAGTCCCAGCCTTGAAAATTGATGGTATCACCATTACACAGTCG CTGGCTATAATTCAGTACCTAGAAGACACTCGTCCTAACCCGAGGCTCTTGCCCCAGGATCCAAAGAAGAGAGCCCAAGTCAGAATGATCTCGGATCACATTGCTTCTGGCATTCAGCCACTCCAG GTATACAGTGTTTCAGGAAGACAGAGTGAGCTCAAGAACTTGGGCAGAAGAATACCGTGGCAGCTTCTGTTACAGAAGAACAGGTCTaggagaaagcagagaacaTGGTTCAGCAAGAGAGAGGTCAAGACTGACTCAGCAGGCCGAGTTCAG AATTTGAGTGTCCTGAACAAAGTGGGGGAGAGAAAAATGGAATGGGCTCAGCAGTGCATCACATCTGGATTCCAAG CACTAGAACAGAttctgcagcacactgctggccgCTACTGTGTGGGAGATGAG GTATCCATGGCTGATCTGTGCTTGGTGCCTCAAGCTGCCAATGCTGAAAG atACGGTGTGAGCCTGGATCCATATCCTACAATAACTAGAATAAACAAAGCTCTCCTGGAGTTAGAGGCATTCAAAGTAAGCCACCCATCCCGACAGCCAGAcactcctgcagagctgcgATCTTGA